The Cyclobacteriaceae bacterium genome includes a region encoding these proteins:
- a CDS encoding OmpA family protein yields MKLFPIILISVISFSVSAQQKEITARGKIMDAITKKGIKAKIFYKSYPTGSLTGRFNDSTFSFPIFGSSKYQITADAEGYISGTALVDPKDIDLNNNVVRDIVLTKKGETIVLDHLIFEQGKAIINPKSFPGLDEVVVMMKDNSKLEIQLEGHTDNQGNPKKNMELSQERVDNVKKYIVSKGVAKDRVKTKAFGGTKPILNANTPEARALNRRVEMRILKD; encoded by the coding sequence ATGAAGCTTTTCCCGATCATTCTTATATCAGTCATTTCATTCAGCGTCTCAGCTCAGCAAAAGGAGATCACCGCCAGGGGCAAGATCATGGATGCAATCACAAAGAAGGGAATCAAGGCGAAGATATTTTACAAAAGCTATCCAACAGGAAGTCTGACAGGTCGTTTCAATGATAGTACCTTCTCTTTTCCAATCTTCGGATCATCCAAATATCAGATCACTGCTGACGCAGAGGGATATATCTCTGGTACAGCGCTCGTTGATCCAAAGGATATTGATTTAAATAATAATGTAGTCCGCGACATTGTGCTGACCAAGAAGGGTGAGACAATTGTATTGGATCATCTAATCTTTGAACAGGGTAAGGCAATCATTAATCCTAAGTCGTTTCCAGGCCTTGATGAAGTGGTGGTCATGATGAAAGACAATTCCAAACTGGAGATCCAACTGGAAGGGCATACAGACAATCAGGGTAATCCCAAGAAGAATATGGAACTTTCACAGGAACGTGTTGACAATGTTAAGAAATACATTGTCTCAAAAGGCGTTGCCAAGGATCGAGTAAAGACCAAAGCTTTTGGTGGAACGAAACCTATTTTAAATGCAAATACTCCCGAAGCGCGTGCTCTCAACCGACGCGTTGAAATGAGAATATTGAAAGATTAG
- a CDS encoding DNA gyrase/topoisomerase IV subunit A produces MSKKKASKAKGSEKSEDVVHELISIDGLYENWFLDYASYVILERAVPRIEDGLKPVQRRIAHSLKEMDDGRFNKVANVIGNTMQYHPHGDAAIGEAIVNIGQKDLLIDTQGNWGDVRTGDSAAAPRYIEARPSKFALDVVYNPQTTEWQLSYDGRKKEPVTLPVKFPLLLAQGVEGIAVGLSTKILPHNFCELIKASIDILKGKSAKIYPDFLTGGIADFSEYDQGLRGGKIKVRAKIEILDKKALVIKEIPFGTTTTSLMESIVKASEKGKIKVKQVVDNTAKDVEIMIHLQPGLSPEIAIDALYAFTDCEVSISPNACVIVKDKPMFMKVSDILKYNTEHTVRLLKQELEIRKAELMEKILFSSLEKIFIENRIYRDIEQCETFEDVIKTVDKGLKPFKKQFYREITRDDILRLLEIRIKRISKYDAFKADELLKDLEKELKQVIHNLKHLTEFAIAYYQNLLDKYGKGRERKTEIKSFQSVTATDVIANNQKLYVNREDGFIGWGLKRDEFIADCSELDDIIAIRRDGKAVVKRISEKVYMGKDIMYVGIWKKGDERMVYNLIYSDGKSGKAFAKRFSMPAIIRDKEYNLDQGNPNSKVQYLSANPNGDAEVVEVKLSQSSTARKKVFDFDFSELEIKGRGARGNTITKYPVRKVDFKEAKGSTLSGLDLWFDEASGRLNKEKRGKHVGKFDGDDQILAITKSGSYKITSYDLSNRYEPEKTILVEKLNPKKAISAVYIDGESKQYFVKRFQIETNTTDKEFGFISEGIGSRLEFVTTSDSPEIEVELVKGKGKDKETEVVNLEDIIDVKGWKALGNRLSQHKVTKVRPVEDPEDSGLEEGDDDNELVATESGKDSQSSKKKSETDPASEKESQPDLFAQPKKPAQKLQPRDQSQPKKQKPEQASLFGEKPEKDEKEVKIQKPLKPKTPKESKSGVFTAGQTIELDL; encoded by the coding sequence ATGAGTAAGAAGAAAGCTTCAAAAGCAAAGGGTAGCGAAAAGAGTGAAGACGTTGTTCACGAGCTCATCTCCATCGATGGTCTTTACGAAAACTGGTTTCTCGATTACGCATCGTATGTGATCCTGGAGCGCGCTGTTCCCCGCATCGAAGATGGATTGAAACCAGTGCAGCGTAGAATTGCACATTCACTGAAGGAAATGGATGACGGTCGCTTTAATAAGGTGGCAAACGTCATTGGAAATACGATGCAATATCACCCTCATGGTGATGCTGCTATTGGAGAAGCCATCGTCAACATTGGCCAGAAAGATCTTTTAATTGATACCCAGGGTAACTGGGGTGATGTTCGAACTGGTGATAGCGCTGCTGCACCTCGTTATATCGAAGCACGCCCATCCAAATTCGCATTGGATGTTGTCTACAATCCACAAACTACAGAGTGGCAATTGTCATACGACGGTCGGAAGAAAGAGCCAGTGACTTTGCCTGTAAAATTCCCGCTCTTGTTAGCGCAGGGAGTAGAGGGTATTGCTGTTGGATTGTCTACAAAGATCCTCCCTCACAATTTCTGTGAGTTGATAAAGGCATCTATTGATATTTTGAAAGGAAAGAGCGCCAAGATTTATCCGGACTTTCTTACAGGTGGTATTGCAGATTTTTCTGAATACGATCAGGGATTGCGTGGAGGTAAAATCAAGGTAAGGGCTAAGATTGAAATACTTGATAAAAAGGCCCTGGTTATCAAGGAGATACCTTTCGGAACTACTACCACTTCTTTGATGGAATCTATCGTCAAGGCAAGTGAAAAAGGAAAGATCAAGGTCAAACAGGTGGTTGATAATACAGCCAAGGATGTTGAGATCATGATCCATCTTCAGCCTGGCCTGTCACCTGAAATTGCAATTGATGCTTTGTATGCTTTCACAGATTGTGAAGTTTCTATTTCGCCGAATGCGTGTGTGATCGTCAAGGACAAGCCAATGTTCATGAAGGTCAGTGATATTCTTAAATATAACACTGAGCACACTGTAAGGCTCCTTAAGCAGGAACTGGAGATACGAAAGGCAGAGTTGATGGAGAAAATCCTCTTCTCTTCTCTTGAGAAAATATTTATTGAGAACAGGATCTACCGTGATATCGAGCAATGCGAAACATTTGAAGATGTTATCAAGACGGTCGATAAGGGTTTAAAGCCATTCAAGAAGCAGTTTTACCGTGAGATCACACGCGATGATATCCTTCGTCTTCTGGAGATCAGAATCAAGCGTATTTCCAAGTACGATGCCTTCAAGGCGGATGAGCTTCTGAAAGATCTCGAAAAGGAATTAAAGCAGGTTATTCATAACCTGAAGCACCTTACGGAATTTGCGATCGCTTACTACCAGAATCTCCTGGATAAGTACGGTAAAGGACGCGAGCGGAAGACCGAGATAAAGAGCTTCCAGTCTGTAACAGCCACCGACGTAATCGCAAACAATCAGAAGCTCTATGTGAACCGTGAAGACGGCTTTATTGGGTGGGGATTGAAGCGTGATGAGTTCATCGCCGACTGTTCGGAGCTTGATGACATCATTGCAATCCGCAGAGACGGCAAGGCCGTTGTGAAGCGTATTTCAGAGAAAGTTTACATGGGTAAGGATATTATGTACGTTGGAATCTGGAAAAAAGGTGACGAACGCATGGTCTATAACCTTATCTACAGCGATGGCAAGAGCGGGAAAGCATTCGCCAAGAGATTCTCCATGCCAGCCATCATCCGGGATAAGGAATACAACCTGGATCAGGGTAATCCTAACAGCAAAGTCCAGTACCTCAGCGCCAATCCAAATGGAGATGCTGAAGTCGTGGAGGTGAAACTTAGCCAATCGAGTACAGCGCGCAAGAAGGTCTTTGATTTTGACTTCTCAGAGCTTGAGATCAAGGGACGTGGAGCGAGGGGGAATACCATCACTAAATATCCTGTTCGCAAGGTAGACTTCAAGGAGGCAAAAGGTTCAACGCTCAGTGGGCTTGATCTTTGGTTCGATGAGGCCTCTGGCAGACTGAATAAGGAAAAGCGTGGCAAGCATGTTGGGAAATTTGACGGAGATGATCAGATACTGGCGATTACCAAGAGTGGATCGTACAAGATCACTTCATATGATCTCAGCAACCGCTATGAGCCAGAGAAGACCATCCTTGTTGAGAAGCTTAATCCTAAGAAAGCAATATCAGCAGTATACATTGATGGAGAGAGCAAGCAGTATTTTGTAAAGCGCTTCCAGATTGAGACCAATACAACCGATAAAGAGTTTGGATTTATCTCTGAAGGCATCGGTTCGCGATTGGAGTTTGTTACCACTTCTGACTCTCCTGAGATAGAAGTTGAGCTTGTGAAGGGAAAAGGTAAAGACAAAGAAACTGAGGTAGTTAACCTTGAAGACATCATTGATGTTAAAGGTTGGAAGGCACTCGGCAACCGACTTTCTCAGCATAAGGTTACTAAAGTGAGACCGGTTGAGGATCCGGAAGATTCTGGTCTCGAAGAAGGAGACGACGACAATGAGTTGGTGGCGACTGAATCCGGAAAGGATTCTCAGTCGTCAAAAAAAAAATCGGAAACAGATCCAGCCAGCGAAAAGGAAAGTCAGCCGGACCTCTTCGCCCAGCCAAAAAAACCAGCGCAAAAGCTCCAGCCAAGGGATCAAAGCCAGCCAAAAAAGCAAAAGCCGGAGCAAGCAAGCCTCTTCGGGGAAAAGCCAGAAAAAGATGAAAAAGAAGTAAAGATTCAGAAACCCCTGAAGCCTAAGACACCTAAGGAAAGCAAGTCGGGTGTTTTCACTGCAGGCCAGACGATTGAGTTGGATCTTTGA
- a CDS encoding insulinase family protein — MKKISIIQIVFLLGFGTAVMAQTKLVEKVTQKGNEIVIPYEKYVLPNGLTLVVTEDHSDPVVHVDITYHVGSAREEIGKSGFAHFFEHMMFQGSDNVGDEQHFKIITESGGTLNGSTSRDRTNYYETVPSNQLEKMLWLEADRMGFLLDAVTQKKFEIQRETVKNERGQNYDNRPYGLAGEMTSKALYPYGHPYSWLTIGYIEDLNRVNVNDLKNFFLRWYGPNNATLTIGGDVKTADVVKLTEKYFGSIPRGPEVKNMKLAAPVLEADRYVTLVDNYARLPQLSYTFPTVPSYHPDEAALDCLAEVIGQGKNSVFYQQIVKDQKALNANAFNQTSELSGEFRMGITPAPGVSLASSKKLLDDALKAFEARGVTDDDIEKFKGSVESQFINGLQSVAGKATQLAAYQTYTGNPNMIGVELASYANVKKEDVMRVYNQYIKGKPAVILSIVIKGQEANVAAPANYTVNSANYMAPDYGYSGLLYSKPKDSFSRKDMPASGGNPVVKVPAFWKKTLDNGINVIGTESNELPLVTISISLAGGHLLEAQDTSRVGLARIFAIMMNEDTKTHTAEQIQFELQKLGSSVNINSELDAITINVQTLKKNVDKTLQLVEERILAPKFTQEAFSRIQKQTMEGFKQRKSQPAVIASDVFSKLNYGSANILGMPDVGTEYTVKNLTLKDVELYYDKFISSKGAKVVVVGNITQAEIVGKLSFLTKLPSKDIPMPAVVSAPVIDKNRIYLIDVPKAAQTEFRVGYVTGLKYDATGDYYRAILMNYPLGGAFNSRVNINLREDKGWTYGARAGFTADKYAGSYSFSSGIRANATDSALVEVMKELNNYAKNGISDDELKFTKSALGQSDALRYETGFQKAGFIKRIQDYNLPSDFVDQQNKILASMTKAEVNKNASKWIKAEKMNILLVGDKAKILPGLQKLGYEIIELDVNGKVKGAAEVKLPQPK; from the coding sequence ATGAAAAAAATCAGTATCATTCAGATTGTTTTTCTGCTTGGGTTTGGCACCGCCGTGATGGCACAAACCAAACTGGTAGAAAAAGTAACGCAAAAGGGAAATGAGATCGTAATTCCCTATGAAAAGTATGTTTTACCTAATGGACTTACATTAGTTGTAACAGAAGATCATAGTGATCCCGTAGTTCACGTAGACATCACATATCATGTGGGCTCTGCACGTGAAGAGATCGGAAAATCAGGATTTGCTCACTTCTTTGAACACATGATGTTTCAGGGAAGCGATAACGTGGGTGATGAACAACATTTCAAAATCATAACAGAGTCCGGCGGAACTTTGAACGGTTCTACCAGCCGCGACCGCACCAACTACTATGAAACAGTTCCAAGCAACCAGCTTGAAAAAATGCTTTGGCTTGAAGCTGATCGCATGGGTTTTCTTTTGGATGCCGTTACACAGAAGAAATTTGAAATTCAGCGCGAGACTGTAAAGAATGAACGTGGCCAGAATTATGACAATCGTCCTTATGGATTGGCTGGCGAAATGACTTCAAAAGCACTTTATCCTTATGGTCATCCTTACTCCTGGCTGACCATCGGATACATTGAAGATCTGAATCGTGTCAATGTAAATGACCTGAAGAATTTCTTCCTCCGTTGGTATGGACCTAACAACGCTACACTTACCATTGGTGGTGATGTAAAAACTGCCGATGTTGTTAAGCTAACCGAAAAATACTTTGGTTCTATTCCTCGTGGACCAGAAGTTAAGAACATGAAGTTGGCCGCACCGGTTCTTGAAGCTGATCGCTACGTAACGCTGGTTGATAACTATGCAAGACTTCCACAACTTTCATACACATTCCCAACTGTTCCAAGCTATCACCCTGATGAAGCAGCATTGGATTGTCTTGCCGAAGTAATCGGTCAGGGAAAAAATTCTGTGTTCTATCAGCAAATCGTTAAGGATCAGAAGGCCTTGAATGCCAATGCTTTCAATCAGACAAGTGAGCTTTCAGGAGAATTCCGCATGGGCATCACTCCTGCTCCGGGAGTATCTCTTGCCTCTTCTAAAAAGTTGTTGGATGACGCTCTTAAGGCATTTGAAGCACGTGGTGTTACAGATGATGATATCGAAAAATTCAAAGGATCTGTTGAGTCACAATTCATTAATGGATTACAGAGCGTTGCAGGAAAAGCTACACAGCTTGCAGCATACCAGACTTACACAGGAAATCCAAACATGATCGGTGTCGAGCTTGCAAGCTATGCCAATGTGAAGAAAGAAGATGTAATGCGTGTGTATAATCAGTACATCAAAGGAAAGCCGGCCGTTATCCTCAGCATCGTGATTAAAGGGCAGGAAGCAAACGTTGCCGCACCAGCAAACTACACCGTTAATAGTGCGAATTATATGGCTCCCGATTATGGTTATTCAGGCCTCTTATATTCCAAACCAAAAGATTCTTTCAGTCGCAAGGATATGCCTGCTTCAGGTGGAAATCCTGTTGTGAAGGTTCCTGCTTTCTGGAAGAAAACATTGGACAATGGCATAAATGTAATTGGCACTGAGAGCAATGAGCTTCCTCTTGTGACGATTTCTATTTCATTGGCTGGCGGACATTTACTTGAAGCACAGGATACATCAAGAGTTGGATTGGCTAGAATCTTCGCCATCATGATGAATGAGGACACCAAAACCCATACTGCTGAACAGATCCAGTTTGAATTGCAAAAGCTGGGAAGTTCTGTCAACATCAATAGCGAACTTGATGCCATTACCATCAATGTACAGACGCTCAAGAAGAATGTAGACAAGACATTACAGCTAGTAGAGGAGAGAATTTTAGCTCCTAAGTTCACGCAGGAAGCATTCAGCAGAATTCAGAAACAAACTATGGAAGGATTTAAGCAGAGAAAATCACAACCTGCTGTTATCGCATCCGATGTGTTCTCAAAATTGAATTACGGAAGTGCCAATATACTAGGTATGCCAGATGTTGGTACTGAGTACACTGTGAAGAATCTTACGCTAAAAGATGTTGAGCTTTACTACGATAAATTCATCTCTTCAAAAGGAGCAAAAGTTGTAGTGGTGGGTAACATCACTCAGGCTGAGATCGTTGGTAAGTTGAGCTTTTTGACAAAGCTTCCTTCCAAGGATATTCCAATGCCCGCTGTAGTAAGTGCACCAGTTATCGACAAGAACCGCATTTATCTCATTGACGTCCCTAAGGCTGCTCAGACAGAATTCAGGGTAGGATATGTAACAGGACTGAAGTATGATGCCACTGGTGATTATTACCGCGCTATCCTGATGAATTATCCTCTAGGAGGTGCTTTTAACAGCCGTGTGAACATCAATCTTCGTGAAGACAAGGGTTGGACATATGGTGCACGTGCCGGGTTCACAGCCGACAAATATGCCGGATCCTATTCTTTTAGCTCAGGTATTCGTGCCAATGCAACGGACAGTGCTTTGGTAGAGGTCATGAAGGAGTTAAACAATTATGCAAAGAATGGCATTTCAGATGATGAGCTGAAGTTCACAAAAAGTGCTTTGGGTCAAAGCGATGCGTTGAGATATGAAACCGGTTTCCAAAAAGCTGGCTTCATCAAACGCATTCAGGACTATAATCTACCTTCTGACTTCGTTGACCAGCAGAACAAGATTCTTGCTTCTATGACAAAAGCAGAAGTGAATAAGAATGCTTCGAAGTGGATCAAGGCTGAGAAGATGAATATTCTTCTCGTAGGTGATAAGGCAAAGATCCTTCCAGGTCTTCAGAAGCTTGGATATGAGATCATCGAACTGGATGTTAATGGTAAGGTGAAAGGTGCTGCTGAAGTCAAGCTTCCTCAGCCAAAATAG
- a CDS encoding DHA2 family efflux MFS transporter permease subunit yields MDFRKAIIVITVITAAIMELIDTSIINVALAQISGNLGATIEDTSWVITAYAIANVIIIPMTGFLARYFGRKNYYLVSIIIFTFASWLCGNAPDLTTLVIARFIQGIGGGALLSTSQAILFDTFDPPKRPMASALFGMGIVVGPTIGPILGGHIIDNYSWPLIFTINIPIGIVAAFLTYTFVEKKPEELSIDRKSIKIDYPGILMLATGIGALQYVLEKGTSEDWFDSSLIIVLTVVAFIGLVGFVLWEFHTKTPVIDLSILKERNLAASNILTFVVGFGMFGSIFIFPVLVQRVLGFTPTDAGMGLVPGALVAIFIMPIIGRSIQGGVPPLIFVVLGFIFFILHGYTASLATPEVGNSFFTLPQIFRGMGTAMLTVPLINQAVVGLTPKEIPYAMSMTNMIRQLGGAFGIAIMNTYVNTRYWVHRTDLVSNLDSVDPEFAQRLTQSTQGAIANGINPLVANEVALRAIDGAVTKQSYMQSYLDGFLLISIFFIVASPFILMLKTKKTDAATMKAVSESAH; encoded by the coding sequence ATGGATTTTCGAAAAGCCATTATAGTTATTACAGTGATCACGGCTGCAATCATGGAGTTGATCGACACATCGATCATCAACGTGGCACTGGCTCAGATCAGTGGTAATCTTGGCGCTACCATTGAAGACACTTCATGGGTTATTACTGCATACGCTATTGCTAACGTAATCATCATTCCGATGACGGGATTCTTAGCTCGTTACTTTGGAAGAAAGAACTATTACCTCGTCTCCATCATCATCTTCACCTTTGCATCCTGGCTGTGTGGTAATGCGCCCGACCTGACAACGCTTGTTATTGCTCGTTTCATTCAAGGTATTGGAGGCGGAGCATTGCTCTCAACTTCTCAAGCTATTCTGTTCGACACATTCGATCCTCCAAAACGTCCCATGGCATCAGCACTCTTCGGAATGGGAATTGTTGTTGGCCCTACCATCGGCCCTATACTGGGTGGTCATATCATTGACAACTATTCCTGGCCATTGATCTTCACCATCAACATCCCGATTGGTATCGTTGCCGCATTCCTGACGTACACTTTCGTGGAGAAGAAACCTGAGGAACTTTCCATTGATCGAAAATCAATAAAGATCGATTATCCTGGCATCCTTATGCTGGCCACCGGTATCGGTGCACTTCAGTATGTATTGGAAAAGGGGACCAGCGAAGATTGGTTTGATTCAAGTCTCATTATTGTGCTGACCGTAGTTGCCTTTATAGGTCTTGTTGGTTTCGTTTTGTGGGAATTTCATACCAAAACGCCTGTTATTGACCTGAGCATATTAAAAGAGCGAAATCTCGCAGCAAGCAATATTCTAACCTTTGTTGTCGGGTTTGGAATGTTTGGTTCCATTTTCATCTTTCCTGTTCTTGTCCAGCGGGTCCTTGGCTTCACTCCCACAGATGCTGGAATGGGATTGGTGCCCGGAGCTTTGGTGGCAATCTTTATAATGCCCATCATTGGTCGATCGATTCAGGGAGGTGTACCACCGCTGATATTCGTTGTACTCGGATTTATATTCTTTATCCTTCACGGATACACAGCATCCCTTGCAACTCCTGAAGTTGGAAACAGTTTCTTCACTTTGCCACAGATCTTTCGCGGAATGGGAACTGCAATGCTCACGGTTCCATTGATCAATCAGGCAGTCGTTGGCTTGACACCCAAAGAAATTCCATATGCAATGTCTATGACGAATATGATCCGTCAACTGGGTGGTGCCTTTGGTATCGCGATCATGAACACCTATGTAAATACGAGATACTGGGTTCACAGGACGGATCTGGTTTCCAATTTAGACAGTGTAGATCCTGAGTTTGCACAACGACTTACACAGTCAACACAAGGCGCCATCGCGAATGGCATCAATCCGCTGGTGGCAAATGAAGTGGCGCTACGAGCCATCGACGGAGCCGTAACAAAACAAAGTTACATGCAAAGCTATCTTGATGGATTTCTGTTGATCAGCATATTCTTCATTGTCGCCTCTCCTTTTATTCTCATGTTAAAAACAAAAAAGACGGACGCCGCTACAATGAAAGCAGTGTCAGAGTCTGCTCACTAA
- a CDS encoding TolC family protein — protein sequence MKSLKLILALSLIISAQVTFAQDTDPELKALIQKSFAFFPRLKELEQQVAIGNAREDITRANYRPVVTGNATYSYLNPVSIINIPTGPGTVQEIQTQPYGNQNGNIAVNQLLYDFGRAKHSLGKSKIDILIAQDNLELNKATLASQVAGTYYSIIYLEQSIAVQDSVIQYFTEYKRLIDNKIKRGDALEFDALTAQSNIDQAGNRKVDLQNQLQRQYNLLAYTTGEGNATIVTNTKLDFLLGATSEDSLMSIAKLNNKEILLSKKRIMSAEEDLALNRKNFMPLLNLNGSVGFKNGYQPDISQTRFNYLIGAGLSIPIYNGNRNRSQVKISQSTLLSNQFAASSTESAVKRDMGQALADVQASTDRLKNTESQIAQASRALQLAKSRFRNGTITYVELLNSQTNLHQAVLFKLQYTYQLTLAKVELARLMGITYW from the coding sequence ATGAAAAGTCTGAAACTCATACTTGCATTATCATTAATCATATCAGCGCAGGTTACTTTTGCACAGGACACCGATCCTGAGTTGAAAGCGTTGATTCAAAAGTCATTTGCTTTCTTTCCTCGTTTGAAAGAACTGGAACAGCAGGTGGCCATTGGCAATGCCAGAGAAGATATTACAAGAGCCAACTATCGTCCTGTAGTGACTGGTAATGCAACCTACAGTTATCTCAATCCGGTATCAATTATTAATATCCCTACCGGTCCGGGAACAGTTCAGGAAATTCAAACTCAGCCTTACGGAAATCAAAATGGTAATATTGCCGTCAATCAATTGCTCTATGATTTCGGGCGGGCAAAACACAGTCTGGGTAAATCAAAAATTGATATTCTGATTGCTCAGGATAATCTGGAACTGAACAAGGCAACACTTGCTTCTCAGGTTGCAGGCACTTATTACAGCATCATTTACCTGGAACAATCCATTGCCGTTCAGGATTCTGTCATTCAATATTTTACAGAGTACAAAAGGCTTATTGATAATAAGATCAAACGTGGTGATGCGCTGGAATTCGATGCTCTCACGGCTCAATCAAATATTGATCAGGCCGGAAACAGAAAAGTAGATCTTCAAAATCAATTGCAGCGTCAGTATAATCTCCTCGCCTATACAACTGGTGAAGGAAACGCAACCATCGTTACAAATACAAAGCTTGACTTCTTATTAGGAGCAACATCAGAAGATTCTTTAATGTCAATTGCAAAACTGAATAACAAGGAAATTCTCCTAAGCAAAAAAAGAATCATGTCTGCTGAAGAAGATCTGGCGTTGAATCGCAAGAATTTTATGCCCCTATTAAATCTGAATGGCTCTGTTGGTTTTAAGAACGGATACCAGCCTGATATTTCACAAACACGCTTTAACTATCTGATAGGTGCCGGGCTTTCAATCCCAATTTACAATGGAAATCGTAATCGCAGTCAGGTTAAAATTTCACAAAGCACCTTACTATCAAATCAGTTTGCGGCCAGTTCTACAGAGTCAGCAGTTAAACGTGACATGGGTCAGGCATTAGCGGATGTCCAGGCAAGTACTGACCGGTTGAAGAATACTGAAAGTCAGATTGCACAAGCAAGCCGTGCCTTACAGCTCGCAAAATCGAGATTCAGAAATGGAACCATTACTTATGTTGAGTTATTGAATTCCCAGACCAATCTTCATCAGGCAGTATTGTTCAAATTGCAATACACTTATCAATTGACGTTGGCAAAAGTTGAACTGGCAAGATTGATGGGAATTACTTACTGGTAA
- a CDS encoding HlyD family secretion protein, which produces METQEKPKKKFNPALVIIGIVVLTAAFIGIKSWLHSRHYESTDNASIEATNLPVLARVAGYIDSVSVKDYGTVTAGQLLLVIDDREYKIALQQAEADQQSANADLENSKAGLENALRSLELAKSNLEVQKARLDKSREDMKRDQALFEDGSITTKQLDDSKSNQLVAQRIYNYNVDQVGTAQAQIRTANAQIQKSQAQIETRKSLVDQARLKLSFTKIYAPATGKIGRRGIDKGQYVQPGQTLFTIINSENFWVIANFKETQLEKMKEGQEANIELDGYPDLKIKGKVASMSEATGAKVALLPPDNSTGNFVKITQRVPVKIEIENLKDYKAALRSGLSLTAEVKVN; this is translated from the coding sequence ATGGAAACTCAGGAAAAACCCAAGAAGAAATTTAATCCCGCACTCGTTATCATTGGTATCGTGGTGCTCACAGCTGCATTCATCGGCATTAAAAGCTGGCTACACAGCAGACATTACGAGAGTACTGATAATGCCAGCATCGAAGCAACCAACCTACCCGTACTTGCACGTGTAGCAGGATACATCGATTCTGTATCTGTTAAAGACTATGGCACGGTAACGGCTGGTCAGCTCCTATTGGTAATTGACGATCGTGAATATAAGATAGCGTTGCAGCAAGCCGAAGCTGATCAGCAATCAGCAAATGCAGACCTGGAGAATTCCAAAGCTGGCCTTGAGAACGCTCTCCGCAGTCTTGAACTGGCAAAATCAAACCTTGAGGTCCAAAAGGCCCGATTGGACAAATCGCGTGAAGATATGAAGCGGGATCAGGCTCTTTTTGAAGATGGTTCCATCACCACCAAACAGCTGGATGATTCTAAATCAAATCAGCTCGTGGCGCAACGTATTTATAATTATAATGTGGACCAGGTTGGAACTGCCCAGGCGCAGATCAGAACGGCCAATGCCCAGATCCAGAAATCACAGGCACAAATAGAAACACGTAAGTCACTGGTCGACCAAGCCAGATTAAAACTATCATTTACTAAGATCTATGCTCCTGCTACCGGAAAGATCGGAAGAAGAGGTATTGATAAAGGACAATATGTTCAACCGGGACAAACACTCTTCACGATCATCAACAGTGAAAACTTCTGGGTAATTGCCAATTTCAAAGAAACTCAGCTTGAAAAAATGAAAGAAGGTCAGGAGGCTAATATCGAGCTCGACGGATATCCTGATCTCAAGATCAAAGGTAAGGTTGCAAGTATGAGTGAAGCTACCGGGGCAAAAGTTGCCTTGCTCCCACCCGATAATTCAACCGGCAATTTTGTAAAGATCACTCAACGAGTGCCCGTGAAAATCGAAATTGAAAATCTTAAGGATTACAAAGCCGCATTACGCTCTGGTCTTAGTCTGACAGCAGAGGTAAAAGTTAACTAG